The genome window CtagtggtggcggtggcggtggcggttGTGGCGGTGGAggttgtggtggtggcggtTGTGGGGGTGgaggttgtggtggtggtgggtgtgGAGGCGGAGGGGGCTGTTGATCAGGGATATAGtaatatttttccttttactaTTTTGTTAGAGGTTTATATTTTACAAGCTTGTATAGATTAGATTGATCAACTTATATATCTAGTTGGTTAGGTTTTTCTATAAAAATGGCTTCTTACTTCTTGTTCATATCGCATATTCGTTAGAAGAAAGTTGATCTTGttggagaaaacaaaaataataaaataaaaagtaatttaTTGTGATGTGGGGAAATTTTAAGAGAATGTgatgccttttctttttttcttttttttttctttttttgggtcgaagGTGATGGCCTTTTACAATTGGAGGGAGAGTATATTTCTTtgatagaaaaagaaaaataagaagggAAAGCTTTTCTGGTTGTTTGAAAAACGCTTCTGCAATTTACTCTTCTAGCAGACCAAGAAATTGGCTACTCCATGGGTATTTTTTTCCCATAATAGTTTTATGTAGAAATAGACAACATGTTATTATATACAACTTAGCACTTGAGCCTgctttgtatatataatttataaacgAAAAAAGCCTCatagcaaaaagaaagaaagaaatcattTGATAAGttttaattatcaaaatgaaaacattaCTCATATCTTTCTTAGAGAACGCAGCAAGTAATGGTTGTGTTAGTGTTGGCTTTTATTTGCCTTTGCTATTGTGGACGCAGAAGAAGAGATATCTTGCCCAAAAACCATACCAAAATATCCCCCTCACCCAACCAAGTCTAGGAAAGCAGATCATTTTCATTCTAACAAGATATAATAATCTCTTTtacttctcctttttcttgtgTTCATTTTCTCCAAGTCTCCAATTCCTAAAACAAGTAAAGACAAAGCTCCGACAAACCCCGGTTCCCCTCCAAACAAGGCTCACAGTTCCAATTTACTGAGCATAAGAGCTGAGGGAAAACCCTGATGATTGATAAAATGGATAATATTACTGTCTGTACTGTGAACATTTGAAAGGATCATCATCTATCCAGTGGTCCAATTTCCATCGTTATGATCAGAAGCATTACTTTGATCTCTTGTAAGTCCAGATGGGATTGATCTCCTGCAAGAAACAAATGAACCTTGTCCTTCACTACGATCCAGCTGCAGCCTGGACTCTTCCTTATCccctttgattttttggtcATCATCACTTGGTTTCCATCCTTCACTTTCCCCAGAGTAGAATATAAGTTGGACAAGACCACATAAGGGGTTGCATCATCAGGATCCAATTGAATTAGGCGCTGTGTTGCAAGCTGGGCAAGATCAAGACATAAATGAGTCCTGCTAGCGCTGAGAAGAGCTCCCCAAACCCCGGCATGGGGCTCAAACGGCATTGAATGAATCAAATCGACAGCTTCATCTAGCAAACCAGTCCGACCAAGGAGATCAACCATGCAAGCATAGTGATCAGGTCCTGGTTCTATATCGTGTAATGATTTCattgaattaaaaaactgCCATCCTTCCTCTACTAGGCCCACATGGACACATGCTGAAAGAACACCTAGAAAGGTGATTTGGTTTGCCTTGCAACCTTCATTCTGCATGCTCCTAAATAAGTTAAGCGCCTCTTCCCCAAACCCATTTTGTGCATACCCAGTAATCATTGAGTTGAATGAAACAGTGTTGCGGGTAGAGATATTTGTAAAGATCCAATAGGCATCAGTAACATTCCCACACTTTGAATACATAGATACCAGAGAATTTTGAACAGATAAATCAAATTCCATATCCATCTTCAATGAAAGAGCATGGATCTGCATCCCCTCATTTAGGCTGGCCAAACTGGCTGAAGCACTGAGCACACTGCTTAAAGTTAGAGGATTGATCCTGATTGCCTTTTGAAGCATCTCAATAAACCAACGGAGAGCCTCCTCATAATCCCCATTATTTACAAAACCCGAAATTACAGCAGTCCAAGCAACATCATCCTTCTCAGGCATCATTCTGAACAATTGGATGGCTTTCTCAGTCATCCCTTTGCTAGAGAATCCTGACATCATGGTCGTCCATGAGACTACATCCTTTGCAGGCATAATCTCAAACAGACTAAAAGCTTTTTCAGTTTCACCACATTGAACGTAACCAACAATTAAGGAATTCCAGGAAACAATGTCTTTCTTGCTTATCATATTAAATATCTTAGAAGCTTCATCTATGCGTCCATATCTACTGTACATAATGATAAAAGAATTCCCTAAAAACACATCATAGTCAAATCCCATACAAGAAACTAACCCGTGCATCTGAATCCCTTCTCCATATCTACCGAAACTACCACAAGCTTCTAACAGTACAGCCATGGTAGTGCTATTGACCTCCACTAGCCTTTCCCTTCTCATTTTCAAAAACAATTCAAACCCCGCTTTGAAATTCCCCATCTTCATATACCCATCAATCATTGCCGTCCAAGTAACCACATTCTTCTCCAGCATCCTATCAAACAAACTTCTGGCATCAACAATCCTTCCCATTTTGCAATACCCATCAACCATACAACTCTGAGAAACCACATTGCTATCTACCATTCCCTCAAAAACTCGAACTGcttcttcaaattttcccGCCTTCAAATACCCATTTATCAAAACATTTGAACAAACCGGTTCGCGCCACTTAACTGGCATATCACAGTAAAGCTTCTCAGCCTTGTCAAACATCCCCGCCTTTACAAAACCCGTGATCATGGCACCATAAGACACCTCATTACGCTCGGGCATCTTAGAAAACAACTCAAAAGCTTCACCTACCATACACTGGTCCTTAATATAAGCTGTGATCATCGCATTATACGATGCTACGTTTCGTTCGGGAATTTCATCGAACAGTTTACGTGCTTTGGTAGTTTGGCCATTTTCAGCATATGCAGTGAGCAGAGCAGTCCAGGAAATAGTATTCTTCTTCGGCATACGATTGAATACTGACTCTGCTTGTTTGATATCACCATTTCTTCCACTTCGAGTGATTTGGGAATTGCAGTAAACAAGAAAGCTGCTGGCTTTTCTGGTTTTGGACACGTTTTGGGGTTTAAAACCTGCTTCAGTAGACAAGTACGAGCAGTGAATCTTATTAGGCAAGCGCTTATAGAAAAGGGTAGTTGGTTTGAGTTTTGTTGGCATGTTTTAGTTTGACGTATCTGAATTGGCAAACTTGTATCAATCAGATGGGCAAGAGTAAAGTTCATGCTAATCAACTTGAACTAGACGACTTGCCCAAAAAGCCCAACCCCTTTGTTTTCATGGGTTTGTAGACATTTTTCTACACCCAGGAATTTGAATGGGCTTAAAAATTCTGACCCGATTAATATCAGAGTTGGGTTAGAACTTAATAAAATAGGTTATTtgctcaaatggtcctcaaatttatacccaagttgcattttggtccctcaacaAAATTATTCTTTTAAATGATCCAACAACTTTTTActatgttttaattaattaattaatattttagtaTAGATTGACGATTTTAACTCACAAATTAACGGCCATATTGATGAAGTATAACGGTAGAACCAATGCACTAATTAATAACGAGTTAGTAGACTATTTgaacaaataatttaattgatggACCAAAATACAACTCAGGTATTAATTTAAGGACCATTTAAGTAAATAActctaataaaataattaatttttctttttgttgaaaatttccaaatgCAAATACACCACGCCATCTTCTTTATATATCAACATATTTTTGGACCTCATGTATGCATTGCACAGAAAGAACATGTGCATACATAAGATCTGGTTGCTTATCTAATCAATTAGTGATGTTTTTTAGGTGGGTTAGTCTAATGATTTTAATTACCCCAATGTTTGATTTAGTATATTTCTACTACTATCCATTCCTCTTTATGTCCTTGGTTGAGTTTGTCAATAAAAGAGTATTAGTCACATCACACATCACATGTTGAATAAACCAAATCCGAATGAGCTGCGAAAACGTATAACTTCCAATGGTAGAACACTTCAATAACATAACGAAGATATGTAAGTCACTCATTATTTGCTTGCTTTAGCATCAAATTTCAATTCTGGCAGACTAAACCCTTCAACCATAAATTAGACCTTTCTTGATTTAGAGGAGTAGGTGGATGGATGACAAATCAAGATTACGAATAATTGAGCTgcttaataataatattggtTAAATTAGTCAGAATGATTAGGCTTTATTGGGCTGTTGCCTTGTGTTGGTGTCTTGTCGGGAAGCATATCGCTTTGGGTGGGGGTTCATTCACAACCCACTAATGGAGGATGAGGGGATTTGGGGATCTAAATCCCACCTAAAGTGATGTGGTGGCACCACATGCACCTTAGCGTATTGGATGGTCAATCACATTTTACTAATCTAGCTAATTGGGATCCTAATCTATGCCTTCTTCAGCATCTTTCTCCAACCAAATCTTTGACTAATAGCCCTCGAGTGTGCTTGAGATAATCGTTTCTCTTATCTAAGTGGgatcaattaaaataattaaaataaacaataatgagttttaatatataaatcaaATAGGATAGTTGGGTTGACAAGATGAGTAAAATTTCTCACTCCTCGATATCTTTCTCAAAAAATCATTGAATTTGACCATAATACCACCACATAAAGTTGTTAGTTcacatgttataatatgagtCAACGATTaatatcacaaaataaaacacgaATTACGATGATATGCGTAAATTGGTAATATCACGTGACGATGTTACTGCCACACCAAAAGtaacatttttttgtttgtttgttaaaaACTCATAAAAGAATTTTATTAAAGATGTGCGTGTGCTTTTTTAGGTTCCTGGTAAGCGCTTTCCTAAGAATCACTACAAAAGTGTTTCTCTAACCTAATAAACATCACTTATTATATTAAGTCAGCAAAAATACTATAGAAAATACTATCTAGaactttattttatgtttcaaAGTCCCTCCAACACACCaaggttttaatttaaaatgaaggcaTATATCTTTTATAAAGAAGATAAGTGATGGTGGGTCTATTTTATGATAAGTTGTCTTCCTTGGAATATGCCACATGACACGACTCTCCTACTTATATAAGGCCCCTGACTCGTTTAATTATACCACACCACCACTTGCAAAGCCATTTAGGTGTAATAGCTTCTAAGTTCTACACTTGCAGTTTGCATTTCCtcagttctttcttttctaatcAATTTGAATATCTCTCTTGTCCAAATGGCTTCTTTGCTAGCTGAAAACTGGTCATGCATGAACAACAACATGGACATGAATGATCACTTTCCTGGAGCAGCTGGAGCTGGAACCTCATCAAACATGAGCAATGCCCTGCTCATGTCCTTGTTGGAAGAAACACAAGGCGATCAAGATCACGACGAAGAGCGATTGCGCAGCCTAATCCATGCTCTAGAAGTAGAACTGGACCCTACTACTAGTGAAGATCATGAAATTTTCATGGAAAATCCTCATCAATTTGGTGGCATTAGTCAAGAGGATTTTCAGCCATTGGATGTGGGATATGTGAGCGGTGGTGATTTCCCTGGAACAGATGCAGCTGGGTTCGGTTGGATTGATATGGAAATAGGGTCTTCTTCTCAGGAGGGTACTGGTGAATCAGTTGACTGGTACATGGATTCTTGTCTTGATGATGAGATCGATTGCTCGTCTAGTAATTTTGGAGGGGCTACGACCACTCCCTTTGAGGAAAATGGGTATCAGAATTTGTGGCAGGAAACATATATTAATACAAGGATGAATGTATAGTTgaggttttatattaattagcACGTAACATTTTATTTGCAAACTCTACAAAGTTGTTCGTCtcttaattttcattaaaaaagaagaagaaaaaagaagctcTTAATTACAAGTTGAGATCATCAAGAGATAATTAATTGATCGATATCTTTATTTGAAAGAAAGCACAATTGGCCTTGCCAAATCCCTAACAActaattaaatacaaaaaaagttTTACTTGTGGATTTACCCAAGAAAACGTAACTTTAATCAAGAATAAGATGCTTTGAGATGACAGAATGCAATCCCAACAATACCTTTAACACAACCAgtttgaaatttaattttgtctaaTTCGTTTTTATCCAACTTGCcctactttttctttaattttttggataCATATGCATCATGTCGTGTGTGTGACCCAAAGGTTAAGCAAATtgcaagaaaatatctttaatCACACTTTATGAATAACTGTCAAATAGGGCTGTTCCTGAGATTTTGAGGGACCGCGAAACTTAAACtaaaaatactttttaaaaaaattcataacttaATGTCATAACTTATCATAAATTAGCATGTACTGACAATCagaattcaaaaataaaataaaataataagatcGTTATATATCCCCAAAACAATCGTATATAATAATGAagtaaatttaagttttagccacaaaaaaactttcacttttggaaaaagccaaaacttttccaaaaaagacagaaaaatccataaactttcaaaccaaagacatgcaaatgtaaaggattccttaggaaatccaaaaataaataagggcatttttgtccattttggcttcttttaaaagtGAAAGTTATTTATCGTATATATACTCTATCGTGCAACAAATTGAATATATACTCTATCGTGCTAATTTATGATGAATTAGCATGATGGGGAGGGAGGAGAAAACGTTTTGGGGTATATATATTCATGTGTTTCTATTTTTGTAAGAAAAGCGTATATGGCATCAATGAGACTCGAAGCACTCGAAGCATGGCCCTTGTATCTAGTGACATAAGCTAGAAAGCTAGCTCCGCTACAAACGCTTTTCTATCAATATGCAGCACGCTAGAGTATATATACAATcgttaaaatattaatattatataatacaaagaaaataaaatttcaaaggtCCTATGCGGTGGTGCCACTTGCACCACCCCAGGGACGCCTCTACTATAGGAGGATGGATTAGTACTAGAAAGCACATCGAAATGGGTCACAGATGATTTGACACTGGTACTAACAAAGGTCACAGTGTATATTCATGGTAAAGTGGCCACAAATAAGTATATATCACGTCATTGTGTTATATTTTTTCCACTACAAACATAATATGTGGCCAAAATTAATTATGCTTGTGTGGTTTAAGGAAACGTGGCCATTTGTGTGAGCAATGACAACAGTAATTGGAAAAATAGTATTCAGGTACAAATTATTAAAGAAtttccgaaaaaaaaaaatgtagcttgaattatgattttttCTGGCTAAAAAGGGATGTGAACAACTCGCCCTCAATAtattaacttcttttttctttcaaaacaaGTGACATAAAAGCGGGAAATCGAACATATATGACTTCAGATGTATGGGTGAATGTTTTTAACCATTTAGTTAGAACTTGAAATCTCATGTCCTaatagtttctttctttttattgtttagtTTATACAATGCACGTAGAATGGGGGATTACAAGAGATTGCGAGTATTAGAATTTTCGAGTGAAACAGGAAAACCTAATTCATTACATTATTGTAGTTTCATGCATTGGCAGATTTTGTACTATTGTCATGACAGGAAGGCGCATGCGTTGCTTACAATCAATTCCAACTCTCTTATTCACATACCACAGCAAAGATGAATGGAAATCGATAGGGGATCTCAAAAAAGTTGGTCCATTATAATTTGGTGGACAAAGGACATAACCACATGGTGTGGGGATCATTCACCCACCATCCATTCTATAATTTACAAGTACTTGTATAAACATTGGGATCTAAATCTCTCTAAACACCACCAAACATTGTGTGGTGGCACCATGTGCTGCACAGCAagatttggaagaaaaaagaaaaatgggcATGCATCAACCCCTCATTATTATTTGTGTCGAAGCCACTTGTTCATCACTCATCCAATGTTTGtcaaaagaaaacccaacatcaACACATGTGATGGAGATGTTAAATGTTCAATATCATATGTAATTCAGTGCCCCACTTGAAAGATTCTTGATTAAAATTAGTAACATCTATCAATTATGTCTAGTTAGTTGGTACCTATGAATTATTCAAGTGGAAATTGAAACATCAAGAGCCTCTCAAACTTTACATCACTAAAGCAACATatcgaaaaaaaaatgtatccCCTCGTGTAAGCATTTTGTATGGTGCAAGTCACAGCTCTGACCACCCTTATTGCTCTAGTATTGTTCTTTGGTGATCCGTCAGTGAAGATATATGAAATTGGTACAtaggtgacgaggggtaaatttaaaagatattcaatcaagaacgcaacaaccttcacacactctagaccttgaccaaatactcttatgactagtcaactgttagatatgaattataccaaacaataacatatacagagcataccaagatgtacctgcaggcctagagaattactagtgacaacctaggcactcagaaggacccatcaatctaggcatcccctgtgctagcaacaactatggtgaaagtgtgtgaaatcatcataatcaagtaaacaccaaacagcagataatgatgactagtcaactataaggacacaaacccagaatttatacaatgactagtcaaccacaattaatacgatgactagtcaaccaccaagaacacaaacccagaaattcatacgatgactagtcaaccaccaagaacacaaacccagaaattcatacgatgactagtcaaccaccaagaacagaaacccagaaaaattacagatatgcaatcagaaattgttcacccagaaacccaccattgggaaaaactgggggtcatcaaccgaccaggcaatccactaagtagaaaaatattcttacaaaggaacacaagcaagctcaagcaaaacctagatctatttaggaagatgagcaatacctcctttgtgcaatcttcttctccaaattagcaaagcttgaagctcagttcttcatggcaatggcagctccttctccagctctttcatcccatggcactagcttgcaagctctaactcatacaaaaatgaaatttggattcatggagaaaatgaccaatttcttcaagaaaccatactcttgaagaaatcaatcttgaatctgacctagatgtatatgatagagtgtttgatctagcaagatgaagttttcatatttcaaatgcagttttcaaaaagaaacaatttggaaaactcaaagatgaaaaatatgaaggttactcttgaggaagaagaagcaaaagtttgctatgaaactttccaaaacttctcCCCCAAAAGTTACGGCTGCCCAAAGAAGAATTCTTTGGTATTTACACACAAAAGTTCCCTAGGTCAGAATCCCAtgtggcagcagagagagagagagaaaaaaggaataggacaaaaaagttggttatcaaGCTGGCGAGcaaagatgactagtcatccaagaaacagatgactagtcatcattttatgaaaacagtttaatgcaatgttatgcaatgcacaatttacctttgtcaATTTGCATGAACCTCCATATGAAagttgttagttaagaacacctagagaagctattctcaatctaaacttgagcttgataaataacaatagaaatcctattacaaagttgtcaagggaagccaaaagaaaaacccaaaatgcatacattaacaatctccccctttttggGTTTCCTTGACAACACACTCTCTAACAACactcaacccaaaaccaaacctaTGGAGATGATGAAATGAAGTACCTGCAAAACAACAACCAAACTCCCAGGCACAAGACAAGCATATTATATCACAGAAATTTGAAGCAATATGCAATATGTGAATATGTGCAATATGGGGTTGAGAGTGTTCTCCCCCTTGTTGATaaggaaagagcaaaaagGCAAATATTGAGAAACAGTAATCAAGTGAATTAAACACAAGTCACATAATCAGATTTGAACAATATGCACATGACACAGTTTGATTACAAAGCANNNNNNNNNNAATAAGAAATGGAGCACAAGTTGCAAGGAATCATACCTAAAGCAATTAAAATCAAGTGGctgaatttaatttcaatgtgTACACATTACACATAAAGAAACTCCCCTAAAAAGACAGAGTTTAAGCAACATATTTATCAAAACAAGGGACAAccaatgaatttttctttacacACCATAGTGCAAAATCAAGACAAAGcaccaaaatatcaaaatttaagGCATCAATCAAtgtcaaatttgaagaaagcaCCATGCAAGAtgaaccctaaatttttgCTCAAAATTGAGGACATGTGAGAAAGAATACAAGAAATAAGTCTCTAGGTTgtccaaaaaaacacaacataGCTTCCAAAAAGCACAAGGAGAAGAGAGTGGACTATGAAATGGACTAGTCACGCATGTCTAAATTTGAGGTGGCATCAAAAGACCAACAACCTCATAGACACAgccaagaacaaaagagaGCAAATCAATCGAGATAAGGCTTAGGAAGGCAACATTGATgtatgaaaatgataaaaacaaCCAGCAAGAATGTTGCCAAAACACATGCATCTCAAAGAAACTCccccaacaaaataaattagccAACAATCCAAAACTCATATAGCACAACAGACTCGTAAGGATTTCAAGATTATATTAGGCTAAATCATTGAATGTGGGAACACAACTTATTAAGATAGGGTCATAGACCAAAGTGGCATCATCCAAACACGACCACACATAAACACAGTACTAGTGTTGAAACAGAAGGTGTAAATGAGACAAGGAGAAGACAAGTGAACCTTTGTGTTTTGTGTCATAACCAATGGTCTTGGTTCTTAGAGagtgaaaattaatttcaccAAAAGTCACAAGATCCCTATTAAGCAGacgactagtcaaccacaatcaGCATGAGCATATGTTGACTAGTGAACTCAAGCAATATCATAACAAGCAGCAATTTTAGTATCGACCCTGAAGAAgacatgattttgattttaaaaacacaaacatgaACTAGCAAATATATCAAGTGATCAACGATGTATTAGCTACTATAGCCTAGTCCAAGTCTTCAAGCACAGtaagtaagagagagagagaagataacCACatgtgcaaacaaaacaattgcaaCTAACTCTGATAGATAGAATATGAATTAGATTTCATGCTCAGAGATAAGGCAAGATGGACAGAGGAGGTTcagagccaaaagaaaaacacaagagatgaagaaatatCACTCTTGGAGAGACAAGTATATAATGAACCTTCAAGACAAACTCAAAGCATAGACTCAACctatttgattttcatcaCTCAATCTGGCCATTTATTATGTTTGTTATTTGCACATCCCAGACTTAAGTGCATGAGTGGCCCAATTTTGCGGCTCTTGCTCTAGATTCTTCAATCATATCACCTTATACCTTCCTAGAGTCGTGACTACATTGGTCAcacttccttttgttttttttttattttttaaattttataatttataaacaaattgccTAAGAGAGTGAGATAAGATAGGAGATTATAACAATGATTGTCCACAATGGATCACAACACTTG of Prunus dulcis chromosome 4, ALMONDv2, whole genome shotgun sequence contains these proteins:
- the LOC117625840 gene encoding pentatricopeptide repeat-containing protein At1g53600, mitochondrial; translated protein: MPTKLKPTTLFYKRLPNKIHCSYLSTEAGFKPQNVSKTRKASSFLVYCNSQITRSGRNGDIKQAESVFNRMPKKNTISWTALLTAYAENGQTTKARKLFDEIPERNVASYNAMITAYIKDQCMVGEAFELFSKMPERNEVSYGAMITGFVKAGMFDKAEKLYCDMPVKWREPVCSNVLINGYLKAGKFEEAVRVFEGMVDSNVVSQSCMVDGYCKMGRIVDARSLFDRMLEKNVVTWTAMIDGYMKMGNFKAGFELFLKMRRERLVEVNSTTMAVLLEACGSFGRYGEGIQMHGLVSCMGFDYDVFLGNSFIIMYSRYGRIDEASKIFNMISKKDIVSWNSLIVGYVQCGETEKAFSLFEIMPAKDVVSWTTMMSGFSSKGMTEKAIQLFRMMPEKDDVAWTAVISGFVNNGDYEEALRWFIEMLQKAIRINPLTLSSVLSASASLASLNEGMQIHALSLKMDMEFDLSVQNSLVSMYSKCGNVTDAYWIFTNISTRNTVSFNSMITGYAQNGFGEEALNLFRSMQNEGCKANQITFLGVLSACVHVGLVEEGWQFFNSMKSLHDIEPGPDHYACMVDLLGRTGLLDEAVDLIHSMPFEPHAGVWGALLSASRTHLCLDLAQLATQRLIQLDPDDATPYVVLSNLYSTLGKVKDGNQVMMTKKSKGIRKSPGCSWIVVKDKVHLFLAGDQSHLDLQEIKVMLLIITMEIGPLDR
- the LOC117625765 gene encoding uncharacterized protein LOC117625765; the protein is MASLLAENWSCMNNNMDMNDHFPGAAGAGTSSNMSNALLMSLLEETQGDQDHDEERLRSLIHALEVELDPTTSEDHEIFMENPHQFGGISQEDFQPLDVGYVSGGDFPGTDAAGFGWIDMEIGSSSQEGTGESVDWYMDSCLDDEIDCSSSNFGGATTTPFEENGYQNLWQETYINTRMNV